In bacterium, the sequence TATGACCGTTAACTGTGGTTATTCCTTCATAATTTTCGCAAACGACTTCTCCATGAGGATTCATGCAAAAAGTTCTTACGTCATCGCCAAAAGTCGGTGCATTATAGATAAGTTTTACTTCATAAAGTTTATCTGTAAGTTCTTCCATTACAGGAGCAGGAAGTTCTACTCTTACACCTACGTCTACTGCATTATTTTCAAGCGGTATTCCCAGATTGCCTAATTCTTGCGTAAGCCATTCTGCGCCAACTCTTCCCGGTGCAATAATTACGTATTTCGCAAATATTTTCTGCCCTTTATTTGTTGTAAATCCTTTTACTTCGGAATTTTCAACTATTAAAGACTCGGCCACTTCATTTGGATAAACTTCAGCACCTTCTTTGACAGCTTTTTGGTACATACTGTCAAGAACAGCAAGACTTCTTTCTGTTCCAAGATGTCTTATAGGAGAATATATAAGTTTTAATTCCGCCAGAGTTGCGCGTCTTTCAATGTCGGAAATTATATCCGAATTCGCACCGTAAACGGTTTCCGTAGCGCCATGTTCTAGATAAATGTTATCTGTATAAGAAATTAAATCTTCAAGAACTTTTCTGTCCATATAATCAAGAAGATTTCCGCCCACATCAGGAGTTAAAGTAAGTTTGCCGTCACTAAAAGCTCCTGCTCCGCCCCATCCGCAAAGCAAATTACAGGTTTTGCACGGAGGACATTTGTATCCGTTTCTGGTTAAGCATTTTCTTTCGGTGATTTTCGGACCTTTTTCGAAAATTGCCACTTTCCAGTCCGGTTTAAGCTTAATAACTTCAAGTGCGGAAAAAATTCCCGCAGGTCCTGCCCCAACAATAGCTACATCGTACACTATACATTTATCCTTTTTTTGAAATTTTAAATTCAAGACTTTAATATATTACATCAAAGAAACAAACAGTATCATAATATTTTAAAAAATCATAATCTTATGCAATTCTTAAAGACCACCTGTAATTGCAGTTTTGATTATTTTGTAATTGAGGTTTAATCATTAAAAAGCTCATAATTGAAATTTATACTATAATCTAAATCAGGGTATTTATAAAATTCTTTAATAAGGCGGTTAAGAGTTGCTCGTTTTTCGAGAAATAAAAGAAAATTTGCTGGAATCTTCCTGTCTTGCACTCGGTGTTTTTGACGGGGTGCATCTAGGGCATCAAAAAGTTATTCTTAAGGCTGTTAAAAAAGCTCAAGAACTCGGAACAACCAGTGCCGTTGTAACATTCTCAAAACATCCCCGTCATGTTATTTCCAAATCTCCCCAAAATATTATTATTTCTCTGGAAGAAAGGCTCGAACTTTTTGAGAGTCTGGGAGTTCAGGCAGCTATTGTGCTTGATTTTAATGAAAATATTGCAAAAATGACAGCTAAAGAGTATCTGGAAAATGTTTTAATCGGCTGTTTGAATGCAAAAAGCATTACAATCGGCTATAATCATAGATTTGGTCAGCAAAGCAGCAAACATAAGCAAACGGATTCTTCTGATGAGCATAATGAGCAGGGAAACGGCAAATTCCTTGAGGAATACAGCAAAATATACGGTTATGAAGTAGGTGTAGTTTCTCCTGTTAAAATTGACAGCCATGTTGTAAGCAGCTCAGCGATAAGAAAATTTCTGTTAAAAGGTGAAGTTGATCTTGCAGCAAAGTTTTTGGGCAGATCTTTTAAATTAAAAGGTACAATAATTCACGGTCAACATTTGGGCAGGACGCTGGGCTTTCCTACTGCCAATCTTTCTATCCCTGATGAAT encodes:
- a CDS encoding FAD-dependent oxidoreductase, whose product is MYDVAIVGAGPAGIFSALEVIKLKPDWKVAIFEKGPKITERKCLTRNGYKCPPCKTCNLLCGWGGAGAFSDGKLTLTPDVGGNLLDYMDRKVLEDLISYTDNIYLEHGATETVYGANSDIISDIERRATLAELKLIYSPIRHLGTERSLAVLDSMYQKAVKEGAEVYPNEVAESLIVENSEVKGFTTNKGQKIFAKYVIIAPGRVGAEWLTQELGNLGIPLENNAVDVGVRVELPAPVMEELTDKLYEVKLIYNAPTFGDDVRTFCMNPHGEVVCENYEGITTVNGHSWANKKTKNTNFALLVSKKFTEPFNEPIAYGQHIARLANMLGGGLLVQRFGDLLDGRRSTPEKIKQGTVEPTFKDAVPGDLSLVLPYRHLTSIIEMIQALDKIAPGVASRYTLLYG
- a CDS encoding bifunctional riboflavin kinase/FAD synthetase, coding for MLVFREIKENLLESSCLALGVFDGVHLGHQKVILKAVKKAQELGTTSAVVTFSKHPRHVISKSPQNIIISLEERLELFESLGVQAAIVLDFNENIAKMTAKEYLENVLIGCLNAKSITIGYNHRFGQQSSKHKQTDSSDEHNEQGNGKFLEEYSKIYGYEVGVVSPVKIDSHVVSSSAIRKFLLKGEVDLAAKFLGRSFKLKGTIIHGQHLGRTLGFPTANLSIPDELILPLEGVYSGLVKIDSKVYHAVINVGKRPTIGDLKKDLVEAHILDFDEDIYGKIIDVFFLRRIRNEKKFDSLDELKIQIKKDCEFVHSAKNFG